In the genome of Flexistipes sinusarabici DSM 4947, one region contains:
- a CDS encoding GTP-binding protein, translated as MSFINYSTKELNCKIVYYGPGLCGKTTNLQYIYNKTDEKNKGKMISLATETERTLFFDFMPLKLGEIKGFKVRFHLYTVPGQVFYNASRKLILKGADGVVFVADSQVDRMDANMDSFENLRDNLQEHGYNLDKMPLVLQYNKRDLADIVPVSELEKALNYRNIKSYEAIAIQGKGVFDTLKGIAKDVIKKIKG; from the coding sequence TTGTCATTTATAAACTATTCCACCAAAGAACTTAACTGTAAAATCGTATATTACGGTCCGGGATTATGCGGCAAAACCACAAATTTACAATACATCTACAATAAAACGGATGAAAAAAACAAAGGGAAGATGATTTCTCTTGCCACCGAAACAGAGAGGACACTCTTTTTTGATTTCATGCCCCTCAAACTGGGAGAAATCAAAGGTTTTAAAGTGCGTTTTCATCTTTACACCGTTCCTGGTCAGGTTTTTTACAATGCCAGCAGAAAGCTGATTCTCAAAGGTGCAGACGGTGTTGTTTTTGTGGCAGATTCACAGGTTGACAGAATGGATGCAAATATGGACAGTTTTGAAAACCTCCGTGATAACCTCCAGGAGCACGGCTATAACCTGGACAAGATGCCGCTGGTACTGCAATATAATAAGAGAGATCTGGCAGATATTGTTCCTGTAAGTGAGCTGGAGAAAGCACTCAATTACAGAAATATCAAATCTTATGAAGCTATCGCCATTCAGGGAAAGGGCGTTTTTGACACATTGAAGGGCATAGCCAAGGATGTGATCAAAAAGATTAAGGGGTAA
- a CDS encoding roadblock/LC7 domain-containing protein, giving the protein MSDSSWIYDEKIIKRLEKEVELLKNESGATAAFLVDKNGQPVATSTSVSEYDTTSIAALVAGNVAATDGLAKLLGEKEFSLLFHEGENEHVHISLIFNVIILVVIFDESTSLGLIRLRVKKFITKIEEFLKSSFQDTDNHPKNIFGDITDDEIEGLFDPKESEQ; this is encoded by the coding sequence ATGAGCGACAGTTCATGGATCTATGATGAGAAAATCATAAAAAGACTGGAAAAAGAAGTTGAGCTGCTGAAAAATGAGTCAGGTGCAACAGCCGCCTTCCTTGTGGACAAAAACGGGCAGCCTGTTGCAACTTCTACGTCGGTGTCCGAGTATGATACTACTTCAATTGCAGCCCTGGTGGCGGGCAATGTAGCTGCTACCGATGGTCTGGCAAAACTTCTCGGGGAAAAAGAATTCTCTCTTCTTTTCCACGAAGGTGAAAATGAGCACGTACACATAAGCCTGATTTTTAATGTTATAATTCTTGTTGTTATCTTCGATGAATCAACATCACTGGGCCTTATAAGACTGCGGGTAAAAAAATTTATAACTAAAATAGAGGAATTTCTGAAATCTTCTTTTCAAGATACTGACAATCATCCAAAAAATATTTTTGGAGATATAACCGATGATGAAATAGAAGGTCTGTTCGACCCAAAAGAATCTGAGCAATAA
- the recR gene encoding recombination mediator RecR: MLKIKSFDKCVFELGKLPGIGRKTALRLAMYIMKMNERDVKELADSIVDLKQNIKFCKECGGLSDGELCSICADSYRDKRVVCVVEEPKDIFIIESSGRYKGVYHVLGGKIAPLDGIGPDELNLQRLIDLACENKVDEVIIATNPDIEGETTATYVYKLLKDFDVKMTRIASGVPTGGLLEFSDDITILKAIENRREMY, translated from the coding sequence ATGCTAAAAATCAAGAGTTTTGACAAATGCGTTTTCGAATTGGGCAAGCTGCCCGGTATCGGACGAAAAACAGCACTGAGACTTGCCATGTATATCATGAAAATGAATGAGAGGGATGTCAAAGAGCTTGCAGACAGTATTGTCGATTTGAAGCAGAATATAAAGTTCTGCAAAGAGTGCGGAGGATTGTCCGATGGCGAATTATGCAGTATCTGCGCAGACTCATACAGGGATAAAAGAGTAGTCTGTGTTGTGGAGGAGCCCAAAGATATATTTATTATCGAATCCAGCGGAAGGTATAAAGGTGTGTATCATGTCCTTGGCGGCAAAATTGCACCGCTGGACGGGATAGGTCCTGATGAGCTGAATCTTCAGAGACTTATCGACTTGGCTTGTGAAAACAAGGTTGATGAAGTTATCATTGCCACAAACCCTGATATTGAAGGAGAAACCACCGCAACTTATGTGTATAAACTGCTAAAAGACTTCGATGTTAAAATGACAAGGATAGCCAGTGGTGTCCCCACCGGCGGATTGCTGGAATTTTCTGATGATATCACCATATTAAAAGCTATTGAGAACAGAAGGGAAATGTATTAA